A single window of Rubripirellula lacrimiformis DNA harbors:
- a CDS encoding RNA polymerase sigma factor, with product MTAPLPPPEHPTLSSQWMMGVKQMQPDSWNRLASTFGPIVYQWCRTSGVSSSDAADVVQDVFASVARGIGNFERQKEQGSFRSWLATITRNRIRDHFRNQAKREAAIGGTDAWQRMEQQAESLESTVCPQSSEAALVHQVVAMVECEFEPKTWQAFLQTTIQQQPASQVAATLVMSVAAVYQAKSRVLRRIRTRLQELPD from the coding sequence ATGACTGCTCCCTTGCCTCCGCCGGAACATCCCACGTTGTCGTCCCAATGGATGATGGGCGTCAAGCAGATGCAGCCGGATAGTTGGAATCGCTTGGCGTCCACCTTCGGTCCGATCGTGTATCAGTGGTGCCGAACATCCGGCGTATCGTCGTCGGATGCCGCAGACGTGGTCCAGGACGTGTTCGCATCGGTAGCACGAGGCATCGGCAACTTTGAACGTCAGAAAGAACAAGGCAGCTTCCGGTCCTGGTTGGCCACCATCACACGCAATCGCATTCGCGACCACTTTCGTAACCAGGCCAAACGCGAAGCGGCCATCGGCGGGACTGACGCATGGCAGCGAATGGAACAGCAGGCAGAGAGTCTGGAATCGACGGTGTGCCCCCAATCAAGCGAAGCTGCATTGGTGCATCAGGTGGTTGCGATGGTCGAATGCGAATTCGAACCAAAGACCTGGCAGGCGTTCCTGCAAACCACGATCCAGCAGCAGCCTGCATCGCAGGTAGCCGCGACGCTAGTAATGTCGGTGGCCGCCGTCTATCAAGCCAAGTCGCGAGTCTTGAGAAGGATTCGAACGCGTCTGCAAGAATTGCCGGATTGA
- a CDS encoding RNA polymerase sigma factor, with translation MLQPTPRIVRSREPDSDELTVRTLFDSQESSLLRFAFSLVGQRAVAEDIVQDVFLQLHTRWDEVDAPRAWLFRCVRNRALDHLRSRHRESLGQNDFPIEDPHGPADNPETALLRTEAAGTLRMLLEELDQTDQQLVKLKYFEGLAYRDISDRTGLSVGNVGYRLHHILKGLAGKLRPLGMDDVL, from the coding sequence ATGTTGCAACCGACTCCGCGAATCGTCCGATCCAGAGAGCCCGACTCAGACGAGCTAACGGTCCGGACTCTGTTTGATTCCCAGGAGTCATCGCTACTGAGGTTTGCGTTCTCTTTGGTCGGTCAGCGGGCGGTCGCCGAGGACATTGTGCAAGACGTGTTCTTGCAACTGCACACGCGGTGGGACGAAGTGGACGCCCCTAGGGCTTGGTTGTTTCGGTGTGTACGCAACCGTGCGTTGGACCATCTTCGCAGCCGGCATCGCGAGTCGCTTGGGCAGAATGATTTCCCCATCGAAGATCCCCACGGTCCGGCAGACAATCCCGAAACGGCCCTGCTGCGAACCGAGGCTGCTGGAACGCTGCGCATGTTGTTGGAAGAACTGGATCAAACTGATCAGCAGCTGGTGAAGCTGAAGTATTTCGAGGGCCTAGCATATCGCGACATCAGCGATCGCACCGGGCTAAGCGTCGGGAACGTCGGCTATCGACTGCATCATATTTTGAAGGGTTTGGCCGGCAAGCTACGTCCGCTCGGAATGGATGATGTCCTATGA
- a CDS encoding cytochrome ubiquinol oxidase subunit I, giving the protein MDVEILSRLQFAGTIMFHYLFPPLSIGLGLQLFLCELAYYRTRNPAWEAAARFWTRVFAVNFAMGVATGIVMEFEFGTNWAAYSRFVGDVFGSALAAEGIFAFFLESGFLAVLVFGWDRVGPKMHLFSTLMVSLGSMFSAVWIVIANSWQQTPAGYHIVWQDVQGEMMPRAEVTSFWGMVLNPSSVDRLTHTLMGAFVLGAFFVASVCSYYLLRNRHHDVAKRCLSIALPTALAFTLLSAITGHDSAQKLVETQPAKLAAMEAHFHTSDQPTGLTLFGWPDAENETVKFGVKVPYLLSLMVYNDPTKPVPGMDQIPEDERPPVWLPFQMFHLMVGLGTLMIGVAGLACWFWYRGTLIEKRWLLWAVVFMPIAAMTANQAGWITAEVGRQPWIVYPSVQDGVEMMGLKTADGLSESVTAQQVLSSIILFSIIYSLLFAVWVFVLNNKIQHGPESAEELTQYKRKLKKESMAENFSRSGKALGGDMLDGGEQ; this is encoded by the coding sequence ATGGATGTCGAAATACTCAGTCGGCTGCAGTTCGCTGGAACGATCATGTTCCACTATCTGTTCCCGCCCTTGTCGATCGGATTGGGACTGCAGTTGTTCCTTTGCGAACTGGCGTACTATCGGACTCGGAACCCAGCCTGGGAAGCCGCGGCAAGGTTCTGGACGCGAGTGTTCGCGGTCAACTTCGCGATGGGAGTGGCCACCGGCATCGTGATGGAGTTCGAGTTCGGAACCAACTGGGCTGCCTATTCGCGATTCGTTGGTGACGTGTTCGGTTCGGCGCTGGCGGCGGAAGGCATCTTTGCGTTCTTTCTGGAGAGCGGGTTTCTAGCGGTGCTGGTGTTTGGATGGGACCGCGTTGGGCCAAAGATGCATCTATTCAGCACGCTGATGGTGTCGCTCGGTTCGATGTTCAGTGCCGTTTGGATTGTGATCGCCAACAGTTGGCAACAAACGCCCGCTGGATACCACATTGTTTGGCAGGACGTGCAGGGCGAAATGATGCCGCGGGCCGAGGTCACCAGTTTTTGGGGGATGGTACTGAACCCGTCCTCGGTCGACCGATTGACGCACACTTTGATGGGCGCGTTTGTTTTGGGTGCGTTCTTTGTGGCATCGGTTTGTTCGTATTACCTGCTTCGCAATCGCCATCATGACGTCGCTAAGCGTTGCCTATCGATCGCGCTGCCAACGGCGCTCGCCTTCACATTGCTGTCGGCGATCACAGGTCATGATTCCGCACAAAAATTGGTGGAAACTCAGCCTGCGAAATTGGCTGCGATGGAGGCCCACTTTCACACCAGCGACCAGCCGACGGGACTGACCCTGTTCGGATGGCCGGATGCGGAAAATGAAACAGTGAAGTTCGGTGTGAAGGTGCCGTATCTGCTTAGCCTGATGGTTTACAACGATCCGACGAAACCGGTTCCGGGGATGGACCAAATTCCCGAAGACGAACGTCCGCCGGTGTGGTTGCCGTTTCAGATGTTTCATTTGATGGTCGGCTTGGGCACGCTGATGATCGGCGTGGCCGGGTTGGCGTGTTGGTTTTGGTACCGTGGCACGTTGATCGAAAAACGTTGGTTGCTGTGGGCGGTCGTCTTCATGCCCATCGCGGCGATGACGGCGAACCAGGCCGGATGGATCACGGCGGAAGTCGGTCGGCAACCCTGGATCGTCTATCCGTCGGTCCAGGACGGCGTCGAGATGATGGGTTTGAAAACCGCTGACGGTCTCAGCGAATCGGTCACCGCCCAGCAAGTGCTCAGTTCGATCATCCTGTTCAGCATCATCTATTCGCTGTTGTTCGCGGTCTGGGTATTCGTGTTGAACAACAAAATCCAGCACGGCCCCGAGAGTGCGGAAGAACTGACGCAGTACAAGCGGAAGCTGAAGAAAGAATCGATGGCTGAAAACTTTAGCCGCAGTGGAAAAGCACTGGGCGGCGACATGTTGGACGGAGGGGAACAATGA
- the cydB gene encoding cytochrome d ubiquinol oxidase subunit II: protein MNYELLTFIWFLLLGVLLTGYAILDGFDLGVGILHPFIAKDDRERRLVMNSIGPLWDGNEVWLVTFGGALFAAFPVAYATVFSSFYTAFYLLLTCLIGRAVSLEFRSKVHSPTWRKVWDVGFFLSSFTAAFLLGVAGGNVMAGMELGPKYEYQGNLLSQIYWYPLMVGCLTVSLFALHGAIFLYLKTEDELQDRIRKVITKLFYVFAVLYLVVSVATFVHVPHATENIANYPILWIVPLLNALAVLNIPRAMHLGKPGYAFFTSSMVIAALATLFSVAIFPNFMLSTLDPAYNVTLDNARSSQGTLQTMLIIAVIGMPCVASYTVIIYWIFRGKVKLDSNSY, encoded by the coding sequence ATGAACTACGAACTACTGACCTTCATCTGGTTTCTGTTGCTCGGTGTGCTGCTGACCGGCTATGCGATCCTGGATGGGTTTGACCTGGGCGTCGGGATTCTGCATCCGTTCATTGCCAAGGACGATCGTGAACGTCGACTGGTCATGAATTCGATCGGTCCGTTGTGGGACGGGAACGAAGTCTGGTTGGTGACCTTCGGTGGCGCGTTGTTCGCAGCGTTCCCGGTCGCCTACGCAACCGTCTTCAGCAGCTTTTACACGGCGTTTTATCTGTTGCTGACCTGCCTGATCGGCCGCGCGGTCAGTTTGGAGTTTCGTTCCAAGGTGCATTCGCCGACATGGCGGAAGGTCTGGGATGTCGGGTTCTTCTTGTCGTCGTTCACTGCTGCGTTCCTACTAGGCGTCGCCGGCGGAAACGTGATGGCGGGTATGGAGCTGGGGCCAAAATACGAGTATCAGGGAAACCTGCTGAGCCAGATTTACTGGTATCCATTGATGGTCGGCTGCCTGACGGTTTCGCTGTTCGCACTTCACGGTGCGATCTTTCTATACCTGAAAACCGAAGACGAACTGCAGGACCGGATTCGTAAGGTCATCACCAAGTTGTTTTATGTTTTTGCAGTTTTGTATTTGGTGGTTTCCGTGGCCACGTTCGTGCACGTACCGCACGCAACGGAGAACATCGCCAACTACCCGATCCTGTGGATCGTCCCGCTGCTTAACGCATTGGCGGTGCTGAACATTCCTCGCGCGATGCATCTTGGCAAACCAGGTTACGCGTTCTTCACATCGTCGATGGTCATCGCAGCGCTGGCCACCCTGTTCAGCGTCGCGATCTTTCCCAACTTCATGTTGTCAACGCTGGATCCGGCCTACAACGTCACCTTGGACAACGCTCGCAGCAGCCAAGGCACGTTGCAGACAATGCTGATCATCGCCGTGATCGGTATGCCATGCGTCGCAAGCTATACGGTCATCATCTATTGGATCTTCCGCGGCAAAGTGAAGCTAGATTCCAACAGCTACTAA
- a CDS encoding vWA domain-containing protein, producing the protein MNREHGNPLNESELETRLVAMVMGEASQSERDDLMRIVAQRSDLADFLQQIQDVDGLLQDAATLDSLDDEDDWRLSDSKRQTVLRAIDGDVNEAIDHSLRLHCVDARRNRLKHIAQSIAKIAALLCVAVFLGTKWITSTTTQLSDQVSMVEASVQVDASAAASSVEDVASGGESSGGIGGGVVVGSQLPSPYYLQDDVQYFPATPESQNRKAITVDTENEQSLNQLRRGTTLRYSMEEPSGDSPRFGRRDQFGFDVVEEADGFAMADGFADMDAGMGMGGGMAGGALQTDTATPAAPPAPLADAKKQPARKSGSLSDKRDMADDMFGAVADGDSEHGDSTLGEEVNKRDFVTNGLFVPLASTGQQPKNIWRMQVTESESGNADKDQKVASGAGYGYSRYISPEPGSSDELHSERELLERDSSKLRSLGPGETNRPSVQTTPPAGLGEQTAADEAFSTFSLHVSDVSFKLARASLTSGAWPDPAKVRIEEFVNALDYGDPLPSQSERVSCRVEQAVHPFLQQRNVMRVSMRTAAAGRSSATPLRLTLLLDNSGSMERIDRQQTVRRAFDLLTQQLTEIDQVTLISFARQPRLLADQVKGSESQPLIELVDQLPSAGGTNLEAALKLALEKARDQQTDGAQNRIILMTDGAVNLGDANPERLSRLVTTMRSEGIAFDAAGISADGLNDEVLETLTRQGDGRYYLLDSVDAADDGFARQIAGALRPSAMNVKVQIQFNPQRVGRYKLLGFEKHRLKQQDFRNDQVDAAEMTAAEAGVAVYQFEAKPDGVGDVGSVSVRFRDVSTGQMIENVWPIAYEPDAPRFDESTPPIRIATSAALLAAKLRGDPLGETVDLKILDNAIANLPEAARRAERVQQLLQMIRQSRQLSGK; encoded by the coding sequence ATGAATCGCGAACATGGTAATCCTTTGAATGAATCCGAACTGGAAACTCGTCTCGTTGCAATGGTGATGGGCGAAGCATCCCAATCCGAGCGCGACGACCTGATGCGAATCGTGGCCCAGCGATCGGACCTGGCTGATTTTCTGCAACAGATACAGGACGTGGATGGGTTGCTGCAAGACGCCGCGACGCTGGATTCTTTGGATGACGAAGACGATTGGCGATTGAGCGATTCCAAGCGGCAGACGGTGCTGCGGGCAATCGATGGCGATGTGAACGAAGCAATCGATCATTCGCTTCGCCTCCACTGCGTCGATGCACGCCGAAATCGTTTGAAGCACATCGCGCAAAGCATCGCCAAGATTGCGGCCCTGCTGTGTGTGGCGGTGTTCTTGGGTACGAAATGGATCACCTCGACCACGACCCAATTGTCCGATCAAGTTAGCATGGTCGAGGCATCGGTTCAGGTGGACGCGTCTGCAGCAGCATCCAGCGTCGAGGATGTTGCATCGGGGGGGGAGTCCAGCGGTGGAATTGGCGGGGGCGTTGTCGTAGGGTCGCAGTTACCGTCACCGTACTACTTACAGGACGACGTTCAGTATTTCCCGGCGACGCCCGAGTCACAGAACCGAAAGGCGATCACGGTCGACACAGAAAACGAACAGAGTTTGAATCAGCTCCGTAGAGGCACGACGCTTCGCTATTCGATGGAAGAGCCATCAGGGGATTCGCCCCGCTTTGGTCGTCGGGATCAGTTTGGATTCGATGTAGTCGAAGAAGCCGATGGCTTTGCCATGGCGGATGGTTTCGCTGACATGGACGCAGGTATGGGGATGGGGGGAGGCATGGCGGGCGGCGCGTTGCAAACCGATACGGCCACGCCCGCTGCACCACCTGCCCCACTTGCCGATGCAAAGAAACAACCCGCTAGGAAATCTGGCTCGCTTAGCGACAAACGGGATATGGCTGACGACATGTTCGGTGCTGTCGCCGATGGCGATTCCGAGCACGGTGATTCCACCCTCGGTGAAGAGGTCAACAAGAGAGATTTCGTGACGAATGGTCTCTTCGTTCCACTCGCATCGACAGGTCAACAGCCAAAGAATATTTGGCGGATGCAAGTGACGGAGTCAGAGTCTGGCAATGCTGACAAAGACCAAAAAGTAGCCTCCGGTGCAGGATATGGTTACTCTCGCTATATCAGTCCCGAACCAGGATCATCGGATGAATTGCATTCAGAACGGGAACTTCTAGAACGAGATTCATCCAAGCTGCGATCTCTCGGACCTGGAGAAACGAACCGACCATCGGTCCAGACGACGCCGCCTGCGGGGCTGGGCGAACAGACTGCCGCCGACGAGGCTTTCTCGACATTCTCGTTGCACGTCAGTGACGTCTCCTTCAAGCTGGCTCGGGCTTCATTGACCAGTGGGGCGTGGCCGGATCCGGCGAAAGTACGCATCGAAGAGTTCGTCAACGCACTGGACTATGGGGATCCGTTGCCCAGCCAAAGCGAACGTGTGTCGTGTCGTGTGGAACAAGCGGTGCATCCGTTTCTGCAACAGCGCAATGTGATGCGGGTGTCGATGCGAACGGCCGCGGCAGGGCGATCGAGCGCGACTCCGCTAAGACTGACGCTGCTGCTAGACAACTCGGGTTCAATGGAACGAATCGACCGGCAGCAAACGGTCCGCCGCGCATTCGACCTGCTGACGCAACAACTCACCGAGATCGATCAGGTCACTTTGATCAGCTTCGCTCGTCAGCCTCGACTATTGGCTGACCAAGTGAAAGGATCCGAATCACAACCGTTGATCGAACTGGTCGATCAGTTGCCCAGCGCCGGCGGTACCAACCTAGAAGCCGCGTTGAAATTGGCTCTGGAGAAGGCACGTGATCAGCAGACCGACGGAGCCCAGAACCGGATCATTCTGATGACCGATGGGGCCGTGAACTTGGGCGACGCCAACCCCGAACGTCTGTCGCGTTTGGTCACGACGATGCGAAGCGAAGGGATCGCGTTTGATGCCGCCGGGATCAGTGCCGATGGTTTGAATGACGAAGTCTTGGAAACACTGACTCGGCAAGGCGATGGGCGGTACTACTTGCTGGATTCGGTGGACGCGGCTGATGACGGCTTTGCTCGCCAGATCGCCGGTGCCCTGCGTCCGTCGGCCATGAACGTGAAAGTTCAAATCCAATTCAATCCCCAACGTGTCGGTCGATACAAATTGTTGGGGTTCGAAAAACACCGTCTGAAGCAACAGGATTTCCGTAACGACCAAGTCGACGCAGCCGAGATGACGGCGGCCGAGGCGGGAGTGGCGGTTTATCAGTTCGAAGCAAAACCCGATGGAGTCGGTGATGTCGGTTCGGTGTCCGTCCGTTTTCGTGACGTATCGACGGGCCAGATGATCGAAAACGTTTGGCCGATCGCGTACGAACCCGATGCCCCGCGTTTTGACGAATCCACGCCGCCGATTCGAATCGCAACGTCGGCGGCACTGCTGGCTGCGAAACTGCGCGGCGATCCATTGGGTGAAACCGTCGACTTGAAAATATTGGACAACGCCATCGCCAATTTGCCCGAAGCGGCGCGGAGGGCCGAACGGGTCCAGCAGCTGCTGCAGATGATCCGGCAATCGCGACAACTAAGCGGGAAATGA
- a CDS encoding HD-GYP domain-containing protein, whose product MSASFARVSISDLSVGTFLSSPVFDPSSAGTKLLGKNIRITYQFIERLAARGIESVVVNRRDLAMLKAGTPQGTRRHAEQRDYVRISKSTRATIPIDEQIVAEGFADELKIPITSVEERFGSVSSDRYDHSRMGYSVQRREQQIHRLDESFDDLLKGGGPHEQSLADVCRTSIKSILEDRDMFLCLGLNPFDTDYPTRHSLHVSGIAIAIGMMLGLDETSLSDLGSGCLIHDIGMKQLSRPLHAQRGKLSNDELAELAAHPIFTLDALMRPGVRVSEAARIVAYQVHERCNGSGYPRGRRSGEIHPLAKIAAVADAYVGLVSNRRHRKGLLPYFAIETILHDVAAGCYDAKAVRGLLHAVSMFPIGSFVETNDRQIARVVRANGEAYAQPVIEIWDPRHGQYEPELLNLSRQTSVRIVRAVRGPQVA is encoded by the coding sequence TTGTCCGCTTCGTTTGCTCGTGTTTCGATCTCGGATTTATCCGTCGGAACGTTTCTGTCGTCCCCGGTTTTTGATCCGAGTTCGGCTGGCACGAAGTTGCTGGGCAAGAATATCAGAATCACCTATCAGTTCATCGAACGATTGGCTGCACGCGGCATCGAATCGGTCGTAGTGAACCGTCGCGATCTGGCGATGCTGAAAGCCGGGACGCCTCAAGGAACGCGCCGCCATGCGGAACAACGCGACTACGTCCGGATATCAAAAAGCACTCGCGCGACGATCCCGATCGATGAACAAATCGTTGCCGAAGGTTTTGCCGATGAACTGAAGATCCCAATCACGTCGGTCGAAGAGCGATTCGGGTCCGTTTCGTCGGACCGCTATGACCACTCGCGAATGGGGTATTCGGTACAGCGACGCGAGCAACAGATTCATCGTCTGGATGAATCGTTCGATGATCTGTTGAAAGGTGGCGGTCCGCACGAACAGTCGCTGGCGGATGTCTGTCGCACGTCGATCAAATCGATCCTGGAAGACAGAGATATGTTTTTGTGTCTGGGGCTGAATCCTTTTGACACCGACTATCCAACGCGACACTCGTTGCACGTTTCTGGGATCGCGATCGCGATCGGAATGATGTTGGGTTTGGACGAAACGAGTTTGTCGGACTTGGGCAGCGGTTGTTTGATCCATGACATCGGGATGAAACAGCTGAGCCGACCGCTGCATGCGCAACGTGGAAAACTATCCAACGATGAACTCGCCGAATTGGCTGCGCACCCCATCTTTACCCTGGACGCATTGATGCGTCCGGGGGTTCGTGTATCGGAAGCGGCTCGTATTGTCGCGTACCAAGTTCACGAACGCTGCAATGGAAGCGGGTATCCACGCGGACGTCGATCCGGCGAAATTCACCCGCTGGCAAAGATTGCCGCGGTCGCCGATGCCTACGTTGGGTTGGTGTCCAATCGCAGGCATCGCAAAGGTCTGTTGCCGTACTTTGCCATCGAAACGATTCTGCATGATGTCGCGGCGGGTTGCTATGACGCCAAGGCGGTTCGTGGGCTGCTTCATGCGGTGTCGATGTTTCCAATTGGGTCCTTTGTCGAAACGAACGATCGACAGATCGCACGTGTGGTGCGTGCCAACGGCGAAGCCTATGCCCAACCGGTGATCGAGATTTGGGACCCACGGCATGGCCAATACGAACCCGAACTGTTGAATTTGTCGCGTCAAACATCAGTCCGGATCGTCCGTGCCGTCCGTGGCCCCCAGGTGGCATAG
- a CDS encoding prolyl oligopeptidase family serine peptidase: MHNGRPTRKTSSAQTGSADLPTPSKWRIHLPVSLLLTVFVLGFASQGIADGPADNQAGEVRPIPPVGIEVDPETIQQLSTRCQAIRTRFIGVQMHSKEVGDSAASLASEVLVFPRAVELAIEFGQFYKPKELEHAEQLLDEADRRIDVIAKGGDWADVVGLGDGGSQQLIVGGYESKIDGSFQPYGLVIPVGLTKNSPRPRRLDLWFHGRGETQSEVAFLTKQSNNAGEYTPVDTVVLHPYGRYCNAFKFAGEVDVLESLQYVQSRLPVDPNRISVRGFSMGGAACWQMATHHPGLWFAANPGAGFSETPEFLNFFQGEDVRKTAPDYQQKLWPLYDSPPWAANLKHCPTVAYSGEVDRQKQAADVMEVALRDVGIDMLHVIGPDTAHKIHPDSKIEIERRMSALARTAPSNVPSRIDFTTLTLRYHRLDWVDVQGMIEHWQPATVKANIDASSRIRVTTKNVSRLRFQFDSGQWPGAASGSVKIEIDGSTVISPPVRSDRSWDVSMVRRDKTWTTAKPDDDTDELRKRPGLQGPIDDGLMDSFLFVLPSEKSEDPIVQQWVEAESKHAMQHWRKHFRGDVRQTLDRDLTDEQIASSSLVIFGDLQSNEVLARIADRIPVTWNQDSISIGEQKVAKAGHVPIMIFPNPLNPERYVVINSGFTFREYDYLNNARQTPKLPDWALVDVRDGATTQSPGVVKSAGFFNERWQPK; the protein is encoded by the coding sequence ATGCACAACGGACGACCGACACGAAAGACTTCTTCAGCGCAGACCGGTTCAGCCGACCTACCGACACCATCGAAGTGGCGAATCCATCTGCCCGTGTCGTTGCTGTTGACTGTATTCGTCCTGGGATTCGCTTCGCAAGGGATCGCCGATGGTCCGGCCGACAACCAAGCCGGCGAAGTGCGTCCGATTCCGCCGGTGGGCATCGAAGTCGATCCCGAAACAATCCAACAACTTTCGACACGATGCCAAGCCATCCGGACACGATTCATCGGTGTCCAGATGCACAGCAAGGAAGTTGGCGACAGCGCCGCGTCGCTCGCCAGCGAGGTGTTGGTGTTCCCACGCGCAGTCGAATTGGCAATCGAATTTGGCCAGTTCTACAAACCCAAAGAACTCGAACACGCCGAACAACTATTGGACGAAGCCGATCGACGTATCGATGTGATCGCCAAGGGTGGTGATTGGGCTGATGTGGTGGGACTGGGCGATGGTGGTTCGCAACAGTTGATCGTGGGCGGATACGAGTCCAAAATCGACGGTTCGTTTCAACCCTATGGATTGGTCATTCCGGTCGGCTTGACGAAAAACAGTCCGCGACCGCGGCGATTGGACCTGTGGTTCCACGGCCGCGGTGAAACCCAAAGCGAAGTCGCGTTTCTGACCAAGCAATCCAACAACGCCGGCGAATACACTCCGGTGGATACCGTTGTCTTGCACCCCTACGGTCGCTACTGCAACGCGTTCAAGTTTGCCGGCGAAGTCGACGTGCTGGAATCTCTCCAATACGTTCAGTCGCGACTACCAGTCGACCCCAACCGGATCAGCGTCCGGGGATTTTCGATGGGTGGGGCAGCGTGCTGGCAAATGGCAACTCATCATCCGGGACTCTGGTTCGCAGCGAACCCGGGTGCGGGATTCTCGGAAACGCCTGAGTTTCTGAATTTTTTCCAAGGCGAAGACGTCCGCAAGACAGCCCCCGACTATCAGCAAAAATTATGGCCGCTGTACGATAGCCCGCCTTGGGCAGCCAATCTGAAACACTGTCCAACGGTCGCCTACAGCGGCGAAGTGGACCGACAAAAACAAGCCGCTGATGTGATGGAGGTGGCGCTGCGGGATGTTGGAATCGACATGTTGCATGTGATCGGTCCCGATACCGCTCACAAAATCCATCCTGATTCGAAGATCGAAATCGAACGTCGCATGTCGGCACTGGCACGCACCGCACCTTCGAACGTTCCTAGCAGAATCGATTTCACCACGCTAACCCTTCGCTATCACCGGCTTGACTGGGTCGATGTCCAAGGGATGATCGAACATTGGCAACCGGCGACGGTGAAAGCCAATATCGATGCATCGTCGCGCATCCGCGTAACGACCAAAAACGTGTCTCGATTGCGATTTCAATTTGATTCAGGGCAATGGCCCGGTGCAGCCTCTGGCTCGGTCAAAATTGAAATCGATGGATCCACCGTCATCAGTCCGCCGGTTCGATCGGACCGTTCTTGGGACGTGTCGATGGTCCGTCGGGACAAGACTTGGACGACCGCCAAACCCGACGACGATACGGATGAACTGCGGAAGCGGCCGGGTCTGCAGGGCCCGATCGACGACGGGCTGATGGATTCGTTTCTCTTTGTCTTGCCCAGCGAAAAATCCGAAGACCCAATCGTCCAGCAATGGGTCGAAGCCGAATCGAAACATGCAATGCAGCATTGGCGGAAACATTTCCGCGGCGATGTTCGACAGACTTTGGATCGCGATTTGACCGACGAACAGATCGCATCGTCTAGTCTGGTGATCTTTGGTGACCTCCAGTCAAACGAAGTCTTGGCGCGGATCGCCGATCGCATCCCCGTGACGTGGAATCAGGACTCCATCAGCATTGGCGAACAGAAGGTCGCCAAGGCCGGCCACGTGCCGATCATGATCTTTCCCAATCCACTGAACCCCGAACGGTATGTGGTCATCAACAGTGGATTCACTTTCCGTGAATACGACTATCTGAACAACGCTCGGCAAACACCCAAGTTGCCCGACTGGGCACTGGTCGATGTCCGCGACGGTGCCACAACCCAGTCACCAGGCGTCGTCAAATCGGCTGGATTCTTCAACGAACGCTGGCAACCGAAGTAA
- a CDS encoding carbon storage regulator, giving the protein MLVVSRRTGETIEFPSVGVVVRVVGLGKSRIQLGVEAPREIAIMRGELVKNSSAASNPANDYSRPSANPPPATAPEPMSPIEASILALAEMSDPANRGTARTIAKDAIEQLNQVESFRSVALPAASVRQSPSSYAIASSV; this is encoded by the coding sequence ATGTTGGTGGTATCTCGTAGGACCGGGGAAACAATAGAGTTTCCGTCGGTAGGCGTTGTGGTTCGAGTTGTTGGCTTGGGAAAGTCAAGAATTCAGTTGGGGGTAGAGGCTCCGCGTGAGATCGCCATCATGCGTGGCGAACTGGTGAAAAACAGCTCGGCGGCTAGCAATCCAGCAAACGACTATTCCCGTCCGTCTGCCAATCCACCACCGGCGACGGCACCTGAACCGATGTCGCCGATCGAAGCCAGCATTCTGGCACTCGCCGAAATGTCGGATCCCGCCAACCGGGGGACGGCACGAACGATCGCCAAGGATGCCATCGAGCAACTGAACCAAGTCGAATCATTCCGATCGGTTGCTTTGCCAGCGGCAAGCGTTCGCCAATCCCCGTCCAGCTATGCCATCGCATCATCGGTCTGA